TCTATGAAATGAAATAAAATTTGCATTTCTCCGTGCCTCAGTGCCTCAGTGAGAGAAAAGGAATTTTTACGGCGGCATCAAGATTCACTCATTCCCCCAGGCCCAGCGGAACGCCTCGTCCTCCTGCGCCCACCGTGCGGGGAAGGCGGGGAAGACCCCGCCGACGGCGAACCACAACTCGATCTCGCCGCGGTCCCGGGTGGTCCACCAGGAGATGCCGCGCGCGTTGAGGGCCTCGCACACCTCGGGCGACGGGTGCCGGAAGAGATGGAAAGGCCCGGTGGACATCACCGCCAGCCGCGGGGCGGCCACGTCCAGGAACCGCCCCGACGTGGAAGTCCGGCTCCCATGGTGCGCGCACTTGAGGAGGTGCACGGGCCCGACGCGGCCGTCCGCCAGAAGCAGGTTCTCCACCCGGCGGTCCACGTCCCCCGTCAGCAGGGCCTTCACCCCGCCGAAGTCGGCTTCCAGCACCAGGGACAGCCGGTTGGACCGGGTCTCGCCATCGTCGGCGGCCGGGTGGAGCACCCGAAGCTTCAGGCCGTCCAGGACCAGGAGCGAAGCGTCCGGACCGCGTCCCCCGGCGGACCTCTCCGGTCCCGCCCCCTCCCCGGAGTCCGGGGCGGCCAGAAGTCGCAGCGGGATGTTCCGCTCCCTGCAGACCCGGAAAACCTCCGCAAAGGTCGCCGGCTGGTTCTTCCACTCCGCTTCCGAAACGTAGACGCCGCCCACTGGGAAGTGGCGAAGGAGGGATATCGCCGACCCGGCGTGGTCGAAGTCGGAATGGGACAGGAGCAGGGCGTCCAGCCGTGGGACGCCCCGGGCCAACAGATGAGGGATCAGAACTTTACGGGCCAAGTCGGTCTGCTCCACGGGCGGGCCGTTCACACGGACCACGGGGCGCAGCCCGGCGGCATCCAGGAGCACGGCCCGCCCCGAGGGCGTCCGGATCAGGATGGACTCTCCCTCCCCCACGTCCAGCATGGTCAGGGTGAATGCGCCCGGCACCGGGGCGGGGGCCCGGGCAAGCAGGAGGGCGAAGCCGACAGTGGCGGCCACGGCTGCCCAGAGTCGTCGCCGACGGCCATTGAGGGCCCAGATCGCCAGGGCCACAAAGAGGGCCACACCCCAGGCCGCGGGGGGGAACAGGAAGGCCGGGTCCCCCGAAAACCGCTCGGCGATCCCCTGCAGCCCCTCGGCCAGACGGGCCGCGACGTGGACCAGGAGGGGGGCCGACGCGGGGGCGACCAGCAGGGCGAGGGGCAGGCACAACAGGAGGATCAGCACGGGCCAGACCAGAACCAGGGCCGGGAGGGTCGCAACGAGGCCCTGGAGCGACACGGGGAGGTGCAGCCATGCCAGGAGCGGGGCGAGGAGGGCCAAAACCGCCGCGGATGGGACCACGGCGCGGCAGAGGCCCCGCCAGATGAAGGCGATCCCCCCCGCCATCGCAGTGAAACCCCCTTTCCCGACCCAGCGGGGAGCCCGAAAGTGGATACGTTCCAGGGCGAAGCGGCACCGGCGCCCGCGACGGTGGTCCACGTCTTCGTCCAAGTCGACCTCGGGGCGGAACAGGTTGCGGGACGCCAGGTCCAGGGGCCGGGTGAGGGCCTTCTCCACGGGCGAGGAGAGGAGCGCCAGGGCGAACACCGAAACGAAGGTCAGCAGGAATCCGGCATCCCGGAGGTACCACGGGTTCACGGCCAGCAGCAGCACGGCAGCCAGGGCGGTCCCGTTCAGCAGGCTCGCCTCCCGGTAGAACATCCGGCCCAGAAGGAACAGGGTGACGACCCAGAAGGCCCGGTCCACCGAGACGCCGGCCTGGACGAATTCCACGTAGCCGCGGAGAAGGACGATGAGCAACAGGTGGTGGGCAGGCCGGGGCAGGCGAAACAGCGCCAGCACTCCGCCCAGGAAGGCGGCGATGAGAGTCAGGTGGAACCCGCTGATGACCAGCAGGTGATAGATCCCCGCGTCCACCCACCGGTCGCGCACGTCGGCGGAAGCGATGTCCCGACCCAGGAGCAGGGCCTTGAGGATGTCCCGAGTGTCCGTATCGGCCACCTCCCGATCCAGCAGTCCGTCGATCCGGAGGTAGAGGTCGTCCATCGCTTCCCGGACCCCCGCCCGGGCGGACACCGCCGCCTCCAGGGTTCGGAAGGCGAGGTCGACGACCGGGCGGACAACGGACAGGCGCCCGGCCAGGGCCCGGACGCGGAACTGAAACCGCGTCCAGGCCGTGGGCTCGTCGGGCAGGAACTCCACGAGTTTCGGCGACTTGCACGACGCCGCCAGGAGGGTCCCCCGGTTGTGGAAGTACAGGGCGGCGGGCCGGACCCCGCGATCCACATACCCCCGCGGCGGGGAGAGCCGCGCCAGGAAGCGGATGCGGCTGCCGCGCCGCCAGGGCCGCTCCAGGCCGTCGGCGCCGTACAGCCTCAACTGGACTGTCCAATTCACGTCCCTGGCCCCGTCACGGTCCCACAGGGTCTCGACGTCGATGGTGGCCTGGATGGAGTTCTCCGCCGCATCGAGGAGGGGCAGGGAGGTGGTGACCCCTTCCAATCGCCAGGCGTCCCCCGTCTCCATGCGCTCGCGGAAGGCCTCGAAAGACTGGCTGCCTTCCCGGTACCGTTTCTGCTCCCGGCGCTCCAGCCCGGCGCCGAGGGCGATGAACAGCGCCGCCAGGGCCAGCAGGGCGGCCAGGCGGCACCGGAGCACGAGGGCGAGACCGGACGCGGCCAGCAACCCCAACGCCCCGGCCTCGAGGCGCCCGGCGGGAAGCGACAGGGCCTGGGCAGCCAGGATCCCCGCGGTCATGGGAACCAGGACAAAGAGCCCCGGGGCCGACAACCCGGTGGTTCGGTGCGGGCAGGGCGTCATGAGAGGGTCATCGGGTCCACGTCCACGGTGATCTTTCGCCAGTTCAGCTTTGCCCGGGCACATCGCTCCCGGAAGGCGATCAGTGTGTCGTGGAGCCCCTCGTCTTGGAAACAGCGGACCATCAGGCTGAAGCGGTACTCGTCCTTGATCTTCTCCAGGAAAGCCGGGACGGGCCCGACGACGCGCAGGTCGCGCTGCAGCCCCCGCTCCCGGATCGCCTCCCGAAGCCGGCCCCCCGCCCCTTCCGCCAGACGCCGGGCCTCCGACTCCGACCGGCCGGAGAAGGTCATGAAGACGACGCGGGAGAAGGGAGGGTAAAGGAGCCGTTTCCGGAACCCGATCTCCTCGGCGTAGAACTGTCGGTAGTCCTGAGAGCGGGCGAAGCGGACGGCGTAGTGGTTGGGGTAGTAGGTCTGGATGTAGACCTCCCCCGGGGTTTCGCCCCGACCGCTGCGGCCCGCCACCTGGGTCAGGAGCTGGAAGGTGCGCTCCGCGGAGCGGAAGTCGGCGATCCGGAGGGAGATGTCCGTGGAGAGGACCACCACCAGCGTGACCCCGGGGAAGTCGTGCCCCTTGGCGATCATCTGGGTCCCCACCAGGAGGTCGATCTCCCGGCGCTCGAAACGCTCGAGGATCGCCTTCATGCTGCCGCGCTCGCGGGTGGTGTCGCGGTCGAAGCGTTCCACGCGCTTCCCGGGGAACTTCCGGGTGAAGAGTTCCTGGAGCTTCTCCGTGCCCAGGCCGATCTGCTGCAGATAGGTGCTCCCGCAGTCGGGGCAGGCCCCCGGGACCGGGCGGACGAAGCCGCAGTAGTGGCACAGCATGCGGTTCTCCCCGGCGTGGTAGGTCATGGAGATGCTGCAGTGGGCGCACAGCAGCGTGTTCCCGCACTTGCGGCAGAGGAGCAGGGGGGCGAAACCCCGCCGGTTCAGGAGAACCATCACCTGCTCGCCGTCCCGCATGCGATCCGCGATGGCGCGGAACGCGCTCCCGGCGATGACGATCCCCTTGCCGAAGCGTTGGAACTCCACCGCCAGGTCCACCACGTGGACCTCGGGGAGCGGGCGGGACAGGATCCGCTCCGGCAGCTCCACCAATTCGTAGCGCCCGCTCTCCACCGCCCCGTGGAAAGACTCGACGGCAGGCGTCGCCGAGCCCAGCACCAGCGCGGCCCCCGTCAGCTCCGCCCACCGCGCGGCCACGTCGCGGGCGTGGTAGCGCGGCGTCTCGTCCTGCTTGTAGGACCCGTCGTGCTCCTCGTCCAGGATGACCACGCCAGGGTCCTTCAGGGGCGCAAAAAGGGCCGATCGCGTCCCCACCACCACCCGGGCCTCCCCGCGCCGCAGGCGGTGCCACTGGTCGTGCCGCTCGCCCTCGGAGAGCATGCTGTGGAAGAGGGCCAGGCGGCTGCCGAAGTGGGTGAGAAACCGTCGCGTCAGGGCGGGGGTGAGGGCGATCTCCGGAACCAGCATGACGGCGGTCCGCCCTTTCGACAGCGCCTCGCCGATCAACTCGATGTAGACCTGCGTCTTGCCGCTTCCCGTCACCCCCAGCACCAGGAATTTCCCGTGAACCCCGTGCCGGATGCGCTCGCCGATCCGCCGGACCGCCTCCCGCTGGTGGGTGGTCAGCGTGAAGTCCTCGGTCTCCCGGGCCTCGTAGTGGCGGAACGGGTCCCGGTAGTCCTCGCCGGTGAAGACCCGGATAACACCCTTTTTTTCCAAGGCTTTAACTACATCGTACCCCACCCCGGCCTCCCGGACCAGGCGAAACACCGGCAGGGGGGTCTCGTGGGAGAGGACGAACTCCAGGGCGGCCCGCTGCCGGGCGGGAAACGTGGAAGGGTCCACCACCGGCGAGGCCAGATCGAGGAAGCGGACCTGCCGGAAACCGGTCCGGGAACCGCCCACGTGGAGGTCCCGGTGCAGCAGCCCGGCCCGCTCGAGGTCGGACAGGGCCCGGTCAAGGCCGGGAGCGGGGATGAGCCGGGCCAGCTCGTGCTTGAGGGACCCGGGCCGGGCGCGGACCAGGGCCAGGACCTTGTCGCGGAAGGGGACCCTGCCGGGCGGGGAGGTCCAGGCGATCCCCGCGGCGGTGGGGCTGTAGGCGTATGTGGTGTCCACGGAGGACCCGGGCGGGAAGAAGAGGTTGAAGCACTCCCCGGGAGGGGTGAACCACCGCCGGCTCATCCACTCCCCCAGTTCCATCTGGGCCCCGCCCAGCACCGGTTCCCGGTCGATGACGGTCACGATCTCCTTGAGCAGAACGCCCTCCGGGGCCGCGTCGGCAACACCGGTCACGATGCCGTTGGCGTGGCGGTTCCCGAAGGGCACCACCACGCGGCACCCCGGCTGCGCACCGGAGGGTGCGTCCCCGGGCGAGAGGTAGGTGTACGGGTTGTGGACCGGCGCCAGGAGCGCCACCCTCCGGAGGCGGGACGGGGCGTCGCCGGTGCCCATCAGCGGAAAGGCGGCTGCTCGAGGGCCTCGCGGGATTTGACGGCGAACTCGTTCTCCAGCCCGGAGGCTTCCCGGAGCAGTTCGCCGGCCCGGCCCGCGTTCCCGGCCCGGAGGTACAACTGGGCCAGGTTGAAGAGGATCTTCCCGTAAAGGGTGCTGTTGCCCGAGAGGTTGTTGAGGATGTCCCGCGCCTGGTCGGTGTGATTGAGCTGCATCAGCGTCACGGCCTTCCCGATGTTGGCCCGGATGAAGTTGGGGTTGATCAGGTTGGCCTTGTCGAAGAACTCGATCGCCTGCTCCGGGTCTTCGAGGAGGTAGTGAATCCGGCCGATGCTGTAGTAGACGTCCGCGTAGGCGAGGTTGTGCTCGGCGGCGGCCAGCAGGACCTGGAGTTCGGCCCGGAGGTAATTCTCCTTCCCCTTGTAGGCCGCCTCGTCGAAGATGGTGTCGCCCGACTGGAGCATCATGCCGGGCATGTCCCGGAAATCGGCGCACAGCTCCTCGAACGTCCGGATGGCCTCCTCGACCCGGTCGTGTTCCTTGAAGGCAAAGGCCAGGCTGATCTTGGCCGGGAGGAAGTGGGGGGCCTTCTCGAGGCACTTCCGGAAGAAATCGACGGCCTGCTCGAACTGGTTGAGGCGCTGGAACTCCCGACCCAGGCGGAAATAGAGTTCGGGCAGGTCGATGCCCTCGAGGATCATCTTCTGGTAGTGGGAGACGAGGAGCCCGCGGAACCAGTCGTTGGAAACGAGGTTACCCCGCTCGCCCTGGAAGGGGAGCGCCAGGACGTCGATGGCAAGAGTCCGGTAGAACAGCTCTTCGGACCACTTGCGGATCTCGTTCTCCGTGGGCGAAAACCCGGGGTCGGCCTCGAGGAGTTCGAGGAGGGCGGGGTGCTCAGACCGGGCGCCGATCCGGTTCCGAAGGTAGGCCACGGGCTTGAGGTATGCCGCCGGTTCGGTGGAGTGGGGCAGGATGTCTTCCACTTCCCGAAGGGCCTCGTCGTGCTGCTTGAGCATGATCAGGACCGCGATGCGCTTGAGGCGAGCCTCCTCGAAGGGGGTTTTCTCCATGACGGCCCGGTGGAGGAGGTCCTCCGCTTCCGAGTACTTCTTCATCCGGAAACGGGCGATGGCGAGGATGTGGAAGAGGTCGGCGTTGAGCCGGAGGATCTTCCGCACCACCTGTTCCATCCGGTCCGTGTTCCCGGTGTTCAGGAGGCTCAACGCGAGGCTGGTGATCAGGGAGAGGTTCGCCGGGTCCTTTTCCAGGATCCCCTCGAAGGCCCGGATCGCCAACGGGAAGTTCAAGGCGTTGTTGTAGGCGATGCCGCGGAGAAACTCGAACTCCGGGTTGCCGGGGAGACGTTCCAGCGCCTTGCCGAGGACCTTCACGGCCTCCTTGTCCTGCCGCTGGGAAATGAGCTTGATGGCAAGGCACTTGTAGCACTCGTTGACGAAGGCGGCGGCGAGGTCGACGTAGATTCCCTCAGGGTCGGTCTCCCCGTGGGTGATCCGACCGAAGTGGTCGAGGGCTTCTTCGTAAAGACCGCAACTGAAGCACTTGACGCCGTCTTCGAAAAAATCCCTGGCTTCCATTTTGTTGCAGATTTTCCTGAAAAATGTTATTCTTGCATCAAAGTTCGGGTTTAGTTTATCATGGGCGGGTGAAAACGGGAACACTTTTCTGATTCGGGAGCCGGGGATGGGAAGCAGGCACACAGACCGGTTGTACGAGCAGTACATATCGAAGGACTCGGTCAAGTCCCTCCTCGAGATGTTCCTCGCCGCCTCCGAATCCCAGGGCTTCCGGGACGCCGTGGAGCGCATCTTCGACATCGTGTTGAAAATGCACGATTACAAGGCCGTCTGGGTGTTCCTCCAGGACGAGAACTGGGACCGGGTGTCCCTTTACGCCCACCGGGGCCTCAACCCCTCCCTCGTGGCGGCCGAGGCCCAGACCGACTGCTCCGAGTGCATCATCGACTTCGTCATGACCACGGGCCAGGTGATCGCCCTCAAGGACATGGCCGGCTGCAAGCGCCTCCTTCGGAGCATCCCCATCGACCTCTCGGAGGTCTGCTGTCACATTTCGCTCCCCATCAAGCTGGGTTGGCGGACCGTGGGAGTCCTCAACCTCGGCACGCCCACCCGGCGGAACTTCCCGGTCCCCGAGATCCAGTACCTCGCCCTGGTGGCCGGGGTCCTGTCCCTCCGGCTGAAGGCGGAACGCAGCGGCGGGACCGGCCAGGAGGGGGAGATCTCCCCGGAAGGCCTGCGGAAGCTCGTGGACAAGATGATGGACGGCATCCTGCTCATGGAGAAGGACGCCAGCGTGACCCTGCTCAACCCCAAGGGCCGCACTTTTTTGGAGAACTTCTCGGAGATCGAGAAAGGGGAGTTTTTCGACCGTTTCGGGCGTATCCAGGGCCAGATCCTCGAGGAACTCAACAGCTGCACCGACGACCTGATGGAGTACGAGCTGGAGCTTTCCCCCCCGGGCGGCAAGATCCTTCGCATCAGCTGCGTACCGCTGGACCGTACCCCCGAGGGCGTGGAGAACGCCTTCATGGTCATCAAGGACGTGACCCGGGAGAAAACCATCGCCCGGCGGGCGCGCATGGACGCCCGGGTGGCCACCGTCGGCCCGCTGCTGGAAGGGCTCTCCCACGAGCTCAACAACCCCCTGGCGGCGGTATCGGGCTATCTCCAGATGCTGATGCGCAAGCACGCCAAGGACGAGTCCGTCATGGGCATCGCCGACAAGATGGAAGCGGAACTCAAGCGCGCCATCACCATGGTCCAGAACCTGATCCAGATGAAGCAGGTGGACCGCTCGCGGCGCAAGCGCATGGAGATCGAGCGCATCCTGATCGACCTTTTCGAGGAGTTCCGCCCCGTGTTCGACCGGTGCAACATCCAGGCCGCCTTCGCGGCGCCCCGCGGGCTGCCCCCCCTCCTGGTGGACGTCGAAAAGATCACCCAGGTGTTCCGCAACATCATCGTCAACGCCGTGCAGAAGATCGAAGAATCGCGGACGCGGGGGACACTCGACATCGCGGTCCAGGAGAAGGAGGGGTTCGTCCAGGTGATCTTCACCGACTCGGGGCCGAAGATCTTCTCCTCCAAGCGCCTGTTCGGCTACGCTCCCATCCTGCGCGAGGACGTCACCGTCAAGGACATGGAACTCAGCCTGGCCTACTGCTACTCCGTCGTCCAGGAGCACGACGGGTTGCTTTACGCCCAGACCGAAGGCGGCAACCTGACCGGCTTTGTCGTCGAGCTCCCGATCCCGGGCCCGGGGGATTAACCCCCCCTCGTCTGGATCGGAACCAATATCGGTATCGGTATCGCTATCGCTATCGCAATCGCTATCGCTATCGCAATCGCTATCGGTATCGCCGTCGCTATCGCAAGCTCGAACCATCATTCCATGGAGGATATACCATGAACGCCAAACGTTTGCTTCTCGTTGCCGTGTCCGCCCTGCTGCTGGCCTTCCCGACGCTCCTGGCGGGCGACTTCAACGCGCTGCCGTTCGCCGTCACCCTCGGCGGCCAGAAGGCCGTGGCGGAGAAGGCGGATTCCACCCACGCCACGATCGCCGAGCCCGT
This genomic interval from Acidobacteriota bacterium contains the following:
- a CDS encoding ComEC/Rec2 family competence protein; protein product: MTPCPHRTTGLSAPGLFVLVPMTAGILAAQALSLPAGRLEAGALGLLAASGLALVLRCRLAALLALAALFIALGAGLERREQKRYREGSQSFEAFRERMETGDAWRLEGVTTSLPLLDAAENSIQATIDVETLWDRDGARDVNWTVQLRLYGADGLERPWRRGSRIRFLARLSPPRGYVDRGVRPAALYFHNRGTLLAASCKSPKLVEFLPDEPTAWTRFQFRVRALAGRLSVVRPVVDLAFRTLEAAVSARAGVREAMDDLYLRIDGLLDREVADTDTRDILKALLLGRDIASADVRDRWVDAGIYHLLVISGFHLTLIAAFLGGVLALFRLPRPAHHLLLIVLLRGYVEFVQAGVSVDRAFWVVTLFLLGRMFYREASLLNGTALAAVLLLAVNPWYLRDAGFLLTFVSVFALALLSSPVEKALTRPLDLASRNLFRPEVDLDEDVDHRRGRRCRFALERIHFRAPRWVGKGGFTAMAGGIAFIWRGLCRAVVPSAAVLALLAPLLAWLHLPVSLQGLVATLPALVLVWPVLILLLCLPLALLVAPASAPLLVHVAARLAEGLQGIAERFSGDPAFLFPPAAWGVALFVALAIWALNGRRRRLWAAVAATVGFALLLARAPAPVPGAFTLTMLDVGEGESILIRTPSGRAVLLDAAGLRPVVRVNGPPVEQTDLARKVLIPHLLARGVPRLDALLLSHSDFDHAGSAISLLRHFPVGGVYVSEAEWKNQPATFAEVFRVCRERNIPLRLLAAPDSGEGAGPERSAGGRGPDASLLVLDGLKLRVLHPAADDGETRSNRLSLVLEADFGGVKALLTGDVDRRVENLLLADGRVGPVHLLKCAHHGSRTSTSGRFLDVAAPRLAVMSTGPFHLFRHPSPEVCEALNARGISWWTTRDRGEIELWFAVGGVFPAFPARWAQEDEAFRWAWGNE
- the priA gene encoding primosomal protein N', with amino-acid sequence MGTGDAPSRLRRVALLAPVHNPYTYLSPGDAPSGAQPGCRVVVPFGNRHANGIVTGVADAAPEGVLLKEIVTVIDREPVLGGAQMELGEWMSRRWFTPPGECFNLFFPPGSSVDTTYAYSPTAAGIAWTSPPGRVPFRDKVLALVRARPGSLKHELARLIPAPGLDRALSDLERAGLLHRDLHVGGSRTGFRQVRFLDLASPVVDPSTFPARQRAALEFVLSHETPLPVFRLVREAGVGYDVVKALEKKGVIRVFTGEDYRDPFRHYEARETEDFTLTTHQREAVRRIGERIRHGVHGKFLVLGVTGSGKTQVYIELIGEALSKGRTAVMLVPEIALTPALTRRFLTHFGSRLALFHSMLSEGERHDQWHRLRRGEARVVVGTRSALFAPLKDPGVVILDEEHDGSYKQDETPRYHARDVAARWAELTGAALVLGSATPAVESFHGAVESGRYELVELPERILSRPLPEVHVVDLAVEFQRFGKGIVIAGSAFRAIADRMRDGEQVMVLLNRRGFAPLLLCRKCGNTLLCAHCSISMTYHAGENRMLCHYCGFVRPVPGACPDCGSTYLQQIGLGTEKLQELFTRKFPGKRVERFDRDTTRERGSMKAILERFERREIDLLVGTQMIAKGHDFPGVTLVVVLSTDISLRIADFRSAERTFQLLTQVAGRSGRGETPGEVYIQTYYPNHYAVRFARSQDYRQFYAEEIGFRKRLLYPPFSRVVFMTFSGRSESEARRLAEGAGGRLREAIRERGLQRDLRVVGPVPAFLEKIKDEYRFSLMVRCFQDEGLHDTLIAFRERCARAKLNWRKITVDVDPMTLS
- a CDS encoding tetratricopeptide repeat protein, yielding MEARDFFEDGVKCFSCGLYEEALDHFGRITHGETDPEGIYVDLAAAFVNECYKCLAIKLISQRQDKEAVKVLGKALERLPGNPEFEFLRGIAYNNALNFPLAIRAFEGILEKDPANLSLITSLALSLLNTGNTDRMEQVVRKILRLNADLFHILAIARFRMKKYSEAEDLLHRAVMEKTPFEEARLKRIAVLIMLKQHDEALREVEDILPHSTEPAAYLKPVAYLRNRIGARSEHPALLELLEADPGFSPTENEIRKWSEELFYRTLAIDVLALPFQGERGNLVSNDWFRGLLVSHYQKMILEGIDLPELYFRLGREFQRLNQFEQAVDFFRKCLEKAPHFLPAKISLAFAFKEHDRVEEAIRTFEELCADFRDMPGMMLQSGDTIFDEAAYKGKENYLRAELQVLLAAAEHNLAYADVYYSIGRIHYLLEDPEQAIEFFDKANLINPNFIRANIGKAVTLMQLNHTDQARDILNNLSGNSTLYGKILFNLAQLYLRAGNAGRAGELLREASGLENEFAVKSREALEQPPFR
- a CDS encoding GAF domain-containing protein; translation: MGSRHTDRLYEQYISKDSVKSLLEMFLAASESQGFRDAVERIFDIVLKMHDYKAVWVFLQDENWDRVSLYAHRGLNPSLVAAEAQTDCSECIIDFVMTTGQVIALKDMAGCKRLLRSIPIDLSEVCCHISLPIKLGWRTVGVLNLGTPTRRNFPVPEIQYLALVAGVLSLRLKAERSGGTGQEGEISPEGLRKLVDKMMDGILLMEKDASVTLLNPKGRTFLENFSEIEKGEFFDRFGRIQGQILEELNSCTDDLMEYELELSPPGGKILRISCVPLDRTPEGVENAFMVIKDVTREKTIARRARMDARVATVGPLLEGLSHELNNPLAAVSGYLQMLMRKHAKDESVMGIADKMEAELKRAITMVQNLIQMKQVDRSRRKRMEIERILIDLFEEFRPVFDRCNIQAAFAAPRGLPPLLVDVEKITQVFRNIIVNAVQKIEESRTRGTLDIAVQEKEGFVQVIFTDSGPKIFSSKRLFGYAPILREDVTVKDMELSLAYCYSVVQEHDGLLYAQTEGGNLTGFVVELPIPGPGD